TCGCCGAAAGTTCGCCGAGGTCCTTCCAGAAGCCAACGGCCAGGCCTGCCGCATACGCGGCACCGAGGGCGGTGGTCTCCACAACCTTGGGCCGGATCACCGGAACGCCCAGGATGTCTGCCTGGAACTGCATGAGGGCATCATTGGCCACCATGCCGCCGTCGACCTTCAGCTCGGTGAGCGGAACACCCGAGTCTGCGTTGACGGCGTCGAGCACCTCGCGGGTCTGGAAAGCGGTGGCTTCCAGCGCTGCACGGGCAATGTGGCTCTTGTTCACAAAGCGTGTGAGCCCCACGATGGCGCCACGGGCGTCGGAACGCCAGTACGGTGCGAACAGTCCGGAGAATGCCGGGACGATGTAGACTCCGCCATTGTTCTCCACGGAGGCAGCGAGCGTCTCCACCTCGGGAGCGCTGCTGATCATGCCCAGATTGTCGCGCAGCCACTGAATGAGTGAACCGGTGACGGCGATGGAGCCTTCCAGCGCATAGTGCGGCGCCGCGTCCCCGAGCTTGTAGCCAACGGTAGTGAGAAGTCCGTTCTTGGAGTGGATGATCTCCTCACCGGTGTTGAAGATCAGGAAGCAGCCCGTGCCGTAAGTGTTCTTTGCCTCACCGGCCTGGAACGCCGCTTGGCCGAAGGTCGCCGCCTGCTGGTCGCCCAGGATGCCTGCCACGGGCACCTCCCGGAGCAGCTGCGAGGTATGGACCGTGCCGTAGACCTCGGAAGAGGACTTGATCGCAGGCATCATGCTGACCGGAACGCCGAAGATGCCCAGGATTTCCTCATCCCACTGCAGCGATTCCAGATCCATGAACAGGGTGCGTGAGGCGTTGGTGACATCGGTGACGTGGACGCCGCCATCCACACCGCCGGTCAGGTTCCAAAGTACCCAGGCGTCCGTGTTGCCGAAGATCAGGTCCCCTGCCTCAGCCTTGGCGCGGGCGCCGTCCACGTTGTCCAGGATCCATTTGATCTTGGTGCCCGAGAAGTAGGTGGCGAGCGGCAGTCCCACCTTCTGCTTGAACCGCTCCGGACCGCCGTCTTTCGCGAGTTCATCCACGATGTCCTGCGTACGGGTGTCCTGCCAGACGATGGCGTTGTACACGGCCTCGCCGGTGGTCTTGTCCCACACCACTGCGGTTTCGCGCTGGTTGGTGATGCCGACGGCGGCGATGTCATGCCGGGTCAGATTTGCCTTTGAGAGCGCCGAGGCAATGACCTCGCGGGTGTTGTTCCAGATTTCGGCGGGGTTGTGCTCAACCCATCCAGCCTGCGGGAAGATCTGCTCGTGCTCCATCTGGCCCTGGGAAACGATGTTTCCGCTGTGGTCAAAAACGATGGCACGCGAGCTGGTGGTGCCCTGGTCAATGGCAATTACGTATTGATTCATGGTGACGTCCTTGTCTGTTTGCAGCAGTGGTGGCTTGGTGCAGGGAATTTATGCGGCGGCCGTGAAGACGATCGGCAGGACCTTGGCGATGACGCCCGCAAGGGTTCCACCAACCAGCGGACCCACAACCGGTATCCACGAGTAGCTCCAGTCGCTGGAACCCTTGCCCTTGATGGGGAGCAGGGCGTGGGCGATGCGCGGGCCGAGGTCACGGGCAGGGTTGATGGCGTAACCGGTAGGACCGCCCAGCGACGCGCCGATGCCCACAACCAGGAGGCCCACGGCCAGGGGGCCCAGGCCGGAAGGCGTGCCCCCGAAGGTGAGGATAACGAAAACGAGCACAAAGGTGCCGATGATTTCCGTGGCCAGGTTCCAGGGTGTGGAGCGGATGGCCGGGCCCGTCGAGAAGGTAGCAAGTTTGCTGGCGGCTTCGGGCTCTGCATCGAAGTGCTGCTTGTAGGCCGCCCAGCACACGATCGCACCGAGGAATGCGCCCAGCAGTTCCGAACCGAAGTACGTCAGCGTGGATGCAAAGTCGACCGGCACGCCCGGTGCGTATTCACCCTTGCCGTTCACGAGCAGGCCAAGCGTGACGGCCGGGTTGAGGTGGGCACCTGACTTGGCGGCTACAAAGACACCTGCGAAGACAGCAATGCCCCACCCCCAGGTGACCATCAGGAATCCGCCGTTGTTGCCCTTTGTGCCCTTGAGAGCGACGTTGGCCACCACGCCGCAACCCAGCAGGGTCAGCATCCCGGTTCCGAATACTTCGGAAAGAAAAACAATTCCAAGAGACATCTTTGACTCCTCTATTTTCTGTTGTCAGTCCTTCGCGAGTTTGAAGGACCGTTAAACCGGAGGTGCTTATACACTTCCGGCCGTCGGCCGGGCCGGCCCGCAAAGTTGTGCGGACCGCCCGTCCCTTGTGCCCGGGCTTCCCCTGCCCGGGCGTGCAAGACTTTAGTCGACCAGGCTGTGGATTTCGACGCCGTGGTAGCTCATCAGCACCTCCTGTGCATGGCGGATTTCCGCAGTGCGGGCCGCTGCATCCCAGCCGAGCGGGCCGGCAAGCACCTCGGCAATTTCGTGCAGCAGTTCTCCCGTGACAAGCCCGCGGAATGCCAGTGACGTCCGCCGGATCAGGACATCGATCAGGTGTCCGATCTGTTCGCTCCCGGCCATGAATTCCAGCTCGCGCACGCTGAGTTCACGCGTCGATTGCAGGAGCCTGTCCGGACCGCCATCGAGATAGCTGATGACGTCCTCGGCACGGGTCCCGTACCGGGTCAGGAGTACGGATGCACGGGCGGCATCCCGGCCCGTGGACATGTGCGCCTTGATCCACTTCTGGATGCCGGCGTCACTGTCCGGGAAGCCGGCCCCGCCGCCGATGGCGAGTTTCGCCGTCGAGACCTTACGTTCCAGTCCCAGCTCAGCGAGCACGTCGTTGGTCATGTGTTCGGCCAGCGCCCGGAACGTGGTCCATTTGCCGCCCACCAGGCTTAGTACGACGGCGGCGCTTCCGCCGGCGGCCGCCGCTCCCGCTTCTGGAGCGCGGCGCTCGATCCGGTAGTCCCGGGAAACGAATCCGGGCTGCGTGTCGTCGTGCTTCGGCAAGGGGCGGACGCCGGCGAAGGTATAGACGATCTGCCCGCGGTCCACCGTGATTTCGGGGAAGACGTTGCCGATGAGGTCAAAGAAGTAGTCGATCTCCGCCTCGGTGCAGACAGCATCCTGGGCCATGTCGGCGTCCACGTCCGTGGTGCCCACCAGGACGCGGTCTCCCATCGGGTAGATCAGGACAATCCGCCCGTCCGTGTGCTCAAAGAAGATTTCGCGGCCGTTGCAGGCCTCGAGGAGCGCCGGGTGGTCAAGCACGATATGCGAGCCCTTGGTGCCGCCCATAAAGGATGACGCGGCACCCATGGCCTGGTTGGTCAGATCCACCCACGCTCCTGTGGTGTTGACGATGACGTCCGCTGTGAAGTCAAAGACCCCGCCTGTCAGTTCATCGCGAAGCTGCACCGTGGTGCCCTTTTCAGCACGGGGTGCAGAAGCACGCTCCGTGGACACCAGCGAGAGGTAGTTGCTGGCCCGGGCGCTTTGTGCGCCGTCCGCGGCGCCCGCCTTCTCGCCGTCCTGAAGAACGTCCAGGGTGAGCCTCTCCGGGTTGTGGACAGAGGCGTCGAAGTAGGTTGCCGCGTACTTGATGCCCGGGTGCAGCATGGGCAGCTCGGCCAGGGCCCGCTTGCGTCCGCGGAACTGGTGGCGCGGCACATTGCCGCCATCGCGGGAGAACGAATCGTACATGCTCAGCCCGAGCTTGATGAGGAATGCACCGCGCTCCTTGGGCTTGCCGTGCTGCTTGTGAGTCAGGAACCGCAGCGGTGCGGAGAGAACTCCGGAGAATGTGCTGAAGATGGGGATGGTGGTTTGGAGCGGCTTGACGTAATGGGGCGCAATCCGCAGGAGCCGGTTGCGCTCCACCACGGATTCCTGGACCAGCCGGAACTCACCGTTTTCCAGGTAGCGGATACCACCGTGGATCATGTGCGATGACGCGCCACTGGCACCCTGGCAGTAGTCGCCGCGCTCAACCAGGGCAACGTCCACGCCCTGCAGGGCCAGATCCCGGAAGGTCCCCACTCCGTTGATTCCGCCACCGACGATCAGCACCTGTGCGCGGGGCCGCTGACGCAGGCTCTCCACTGATGTGCGCTGTGTTGATGCATGCCCGCTTGATGTGGCCGGATGGCCGGATGAATCCTTGAGTCCCAAAACAACTCCCTTGGGTTTGGTCCTGTGCGGCGCGCCACAAGACGCGGCGCCGTTCTCCACTATTCTTTGAAGTAATGGAAAATGTAGTCAAGCTATATGCACAAACGTGCAGAACGGATTCGGGATGCCACGCTCGCGCCACTCCGAGGCCCTCAGGGCCGCACAGCTGTATTACCTCCAGGACCTGACAATGGACGCGATAGCCAGGGAACTAAGGACCTCCCGGTCCACTGTTTCGCGGCTGCTTTCTTCAGCACGGGATTCGGGCCTGGTCCAGATCCAGATCCGTAACCCTATGGACACCGGGCCGGAGCTGGAAGGCATGATCCGCAGCCAGTACAAACTGGATGTGCACGTCGTCCCGGTCCTGGACACGCTCAATGAGGCCGAAACACTTGACCGTGTGGCCATGCAGGCCGCGCGGACCATTGGTCCGCTGGTGGATTCCAACGCCATCATCGGCGTGGCGTGGGGCTCTACCCTCAGTGCTGTCAGCCGGCATCTCACCCGGAAGATCACCCATGACAGCGTGATTGTCCAGCTCAACGGCGCCGGAAACATGCAGACAACAGGCATCACCTACGCCAGCGACATCATGCGGCGCTTCGGCGTTGCGTATGGTGCCCGCGTTGAGCAGTTCCCCGTACCTGCGTTCTTTGACCATGCGGCCACAAAAACGGCCATGTGGAATGAACGCAGTGTGCAACGGATCCTCGAACTGCAGTCACGCATGAGCATCGCCATTTTCGGCGTCGGATCCGTCGATGCCGACTACCCCAGCCACGTTTATGCCGGCGGCTATCTCGATGAAAACGACCTTAACGTCCTGGCAAACTCGGACGTTGTGGGGGACGTGGCAACAGTATTCTTCCGTGCCGACGGTTCCTCCCACGGCATCATGCTGAACGAACGCGCCACCGGCCCGGCGCTTTCCCAGCTGCGCCAGGTGCGGCGGCGCATCTGCGTGGTGTCCGGTGCCTCGAAGATCAATGGCCTGCGCGGCGCGTTGACAGCAGGTCTTGCCACGGACCTGATCCTTGACGAGGCCACCGCACGCAGGTTGGTCAGTTTCGACGGCCTGTCCTGAGGGAACCAGCGTGGCGAGTCGGTAGAGTCATTGGTATGAAAACCCCGCCCCGTCTTAGTCTCAATAACGGTGTGCTGATCGACCAGCTCGGCTTCGGACTCTACAAAGTCCCTCCGGCAGATGCCGCCGGATTGGTGACCATGGCGCTGGAAGCCGGTTACCGCCACTTCGATACCGCAGCCCTGTACGGAAACGAAACAGGGGTGGGAAAAGGAATCGGC
This genomic interval from Micrococcaceae bacterium Sec5.7 contains the following:
- a CDS encoding sugar-binding domain-containing protein, with product MPRSRHSEALRAAQLYYLQDLTMDAIARELRTSRSTVSRLLSSARDSGLVQIQIRNPMDTGPELEGMIRSQYKLDVHVVPVLDTLNEAETLDRVAMQAARTIGPLVDSNAIIGVAWGSTLSAVSRHLTRKITHDSVIVQLNGAGNMQTTGITYASDIMRRFGVAYGARVEQFPVPAFFDHAATKTAMWNERSVQRILELQSRMSIAIFGVGSVDADYPSHVYAGGYLDENDLNVLANSDVVGDVATVFFRADGSSHGIMLNERATGPALSQLRQVRRRICVVSGASKINGLRGALTAGLATDLILDEATARRLVSFDGLS
- the glpK gene encoding glycerol kinase GlpK → MNQYVIAIDQGTTSSRAIVFDHSGNIVSQGQMEHEQIFPQAGWVEHNPAEIWNNTREVIASALSKANLTRHDIAAVGITNQRETAVVWDKTTGEAVYNAIVWQDTRTQDIVDELAKDGGPERFKQKVGLPLATYFSGTKIKWILDNVDGARAKAEAGDLIFGNTDAWVLWNLTGGVDGGVHVTDVTNASRTLFMDLESLQWDEEILGIFGVPVSMMPAIKSSSEVYGTVHTSQLLREVPVAGILGDQQAATFGQAAFQAGEAKNTYGTGCFLIFNTGEEIIHSKNGLLTTVGYKLGDAAPHYALEGSIAVTGSLIQWLRDNLGMISSAPEVETLAASVENNGGVYIVPAFSGLFAPYWRSDARGAIVGLTRFVNKSHIARAALEATAFQTREVLDAVNADSGVPLTELKVDGGMVANDALMQFQADILGVPVIRPKVVETTALGAAYAAGLAVGFWKDLGELSANWSEDKRWEPKLEAAEQERQLRLWKKAVTKSMDWVDEDVK
- a CDS encoding MIP/aquaporin family protein, giving the protein MSLGIVFLSEVFGTGMLTLLGCGVVANVALKGTKGNNGGFLMVTWGWGIAVFAGVFVAAKSGAHLNPAVTLGLLVNGKGEYAPGVPVDFASTLTYFGSELLGAFLGAIVCWAAYKQHFDAEPEAASKLATFSTGPAIRSTPWNLATEIIGTFVLVFVILTFGGTPSGLGPLAVGLLVVGIGASLGGPTGYAINPARDLGPRIAHALLPIKGKGSSDWSYSWIPVVGPLVGGTLAGVIAKVLPIVFTAAA
- a CDS encoding glycerol-3-phosphate dehydrogenase/oxidase, whose protein sequence is MGLKDSSGHPATSSGHASTQRTSVESLRQRPRAQVLIVGGGINGVGTFRDLALQGVDVALVERGDYCQGASGASSHMIHGGIRYLENGEFRLVQESVVERNRLLRIAPHYVKPLQTTIPIFSTFSGVLSAPLRFLTHKQHGKPKERGAFLIKLGLSMYDSFSRDGGNVPRHQFRGRKRALAELPMLHPGIKYAATYFDASVHNPERLTLDVLQDGEKAGAADGAQSARASNYLSLVSTERASAPRAEKGTTVQLRDELTGGVFDFTADVIVNTTGAWVDLTNQAMGAASSFMGGTKGSHIVLDHPALLEACNGREIFFEHTDGRIVLIYPMGDRVLVGTTDVDADMAQDAVCTEAEIDYFFDLIGNVFPEITVDRGQIVYTFAGVRPLPKHDDTQPGFVSRDYRIERRAPEAGAAAAGGSAAVVLSLVGGKWTTFRALAEHMTNDVLAELGLERKVSTAKLAIGGGAGFPDSDAGIQKWIKAHMSTGRDAARASVLLTRYGTRAEDVISYLDGGPDRLLQSTRELSVRELEFMAGSEQIGHLIDVLIRRTSLAFRGLVTGELLHEIAEVLAGPLGWDAAARTAEIRHAQEVLMSYHGVEIHSLVD